One segment of Xanthomonas oryzae pv. oryzae DNA contains the following:
- a CDS encoding NAD(P)-dependent alcohol dehydrogenase: protein MSTAHAYAAQAADQPLAPFVFERRVPGPNDVQIDIAYCGVCHSDMHIARNEWHNTLYPSVPGHEIVGRVTAVGNAVTGFKVGDLAGVGCMVDSCRSCASCQEGEEQYCEAGFTGTYNGPMFGGGENTYGGYSDHIVVDQKYVLRITHSDNLAAVAPLLCAGITTYSPLAHWKVGPGQKVGVVGLGGLGHMAVKIAKAMGATVVLFTTSESKRADALRLGASEVVISKDEAQMAAQYNTLDFILNTVAAPHNLDPFLNALKRDGAMVLVGVPEQSHPSPAVFNLVMKRRTLAGSLIGGIRQTQEMLDFCAKHNIVSDIETIRADQINAAYERMLKSDVKYRFVIDMATLDKAA from the coding sequence ATGAGCACAGCCCACGCCTACGCTGCCCAGGCCGCCGATCAACCACTTGCCCCGTTCGTGTTCGAACGCCGCGTGCCCGGCCCCAACGACGTACAGATCGACATCGCCTACTGCGGCGTGTGTCACTCGGACATGCATATCGCACGCAACGAATGGCACAACACACTGTACCCGTCGGTACCCGGCCACGAGATCGTTGGCCGCGTCACGGCGGTGGGCAATGCGGTCACCGGCTTCAAGGTGGGCGACCTGGCCGGCGTCGGTTGCATGGTCGACAGCTGCCGCAGCTGCGCCTCCTGCCAGGAAGGAGAAGAACAGTATTGCGAAGCCGGCTTCACCGGCACCTATAACGGGCCGATGTTCGGCGGCGGCGAGAATACCTACGGCGGTTATTCCGACCATATCGTGGTCGATCAGAAATACGTGCTGCGCATCACTCACAGCGACAACCTGGCGGCGGTGGCACCGCTGCTGTGCGCCGGCATCACCACCTATTCGCCGCTGGCGCACTGGAAGGTGGGTCCGGGCCAGAAGGTGGGGGTGGTCGGCCTCGGCGGCCTGGGCCACATGGCGGTGAAAATTGCCAAGGCGATGGGCGCCACCGTGGTGCTGTTCACCACCTCCGAGAGCAAGCGCGCCGATGCGCTGCGCCTGGGCGCCAGCGAAGTGGTCATTTCCAAGGACGAAGCGCAGATGGCCGCGCAGTACAACACCCTGGACTTCATCCTCAACACCGTGGCCGCACCGCACAACCTGGACCCGTTCCTCAACGCGCTCAAGCGTGACGGCGCGATGGTGCTGGTCGGTGTGCCCGAGCAGTCTCACCCGTCGCCGGCGGTGTTCAACCTGGTGATGAAGCGCCGCACCCTGGCCGGCTCGCTGATCGGCGGCATCCGCCAGACCCAGGAAATGCTGGATTTCTGCGCCAAGCACAACATCGTCTCGGACATCGAAACCATCCGCGCCGACCAGATCAACGCCGCCTACGAGCGCATGCTCAAGAGCGACGTGAAGTACCGCTTCGTGATTGACATGGCGACCTTGGATAAGGCGGCCTGA
- a CDS encoding glycoside hydrolase family 5 protein: MFRTPPHFPRLRTAALALTLLAATPLVQAKEPPGSKKETAGLKYVGVNLSGAEFNSRKKPGTLFKDYTYPAASDFSYFAGKGMNTIRLPFLWERVQPALNGPLDQAQLGLIKKSLEAAKANKQYLILDLHNYATYNGKRIGTSDVPASALADLWRRLALEFKDDKAVIFGLMNEPNGISAPDWANAAQGAINAIRKTGAKNLILVPGTAYTGAHSWRSTSYGVSNAKALQILKDPGNNMAFEAHQYLDKDYSGTKPVCTSDSVGQEKLEGFTSWLRENKQKGFLGEFATANNPVCDKALEGMLTYMQKNSDVWLGWTWWAAGSWWKPDYAFTVQPGKDGSDKPQMAILSKYARRAGK; this comes from the coding sequence ATGTTCCGCACTCCCCCGCACTTCCCCCGCTTGCGCACCGCCGCGCTCGCGTTGACCTTGCTCGCTGCCACCCCATTGGTCCAGGCCAAGGAGCCGCCTGGCTCGAAGAAGGAAACCGCTGGCCTGAAGTATGTCGGCGTCAATCTGTCCGGCGCCGAGTTCAACTCGCGCAAGAAACCTGGCACCTTGTTCAAGGACTACACCTATCCTGCCGCCTCGGACTTCAGCTATTTCGCCGGCAAAGGCATGAATACGATCCGCCTACCGTTCCTGTGGGAGCGCGTGCAGCCCGCGCTCAATGGCCCACTGGACCAGGCCCAATTGGGCTTGATCAAGAAATCTCTGGAAGCAGCCAAGGCCAACAAGCAGTACCTGATCCTGGACCTGCACAACTACGCCACGTACAACGGCAAGCGCATCGGCACCAGCGATGTGCCGGCCAGCGCATTGGCCGATCTGTGGCGCCGGCTGGCGCTGGAGTTCAAGGACGACAAGGCGGTGATCTTCGGGCTGATGAACGAGCCCAACGGCATTTCCGCACCCGACTGGGCCAATGCCGCGCAGGGGGCGATCAACGCGATCCGCAAGACCGGCGCGAAGAATCTGATCCTGGTGCCAGGCACGGCGTATACCGGCGCACACAGCTGGCGCAGCACCAGCTACGGCGTCTCCAATGCAAAGGCGCTGCAGATCCTCAAGGACCCGGGCAACAACATGGCCTTCGAAGCGCATCAATACCTGGATAAGGACTACAGCGGCACCAAGCCGGTGTGCACCAGCGACTCGGTAGGCCAGGAAAAGCTGGAGGGCTTCACCTCGTGGTTGCGCGAAAACAAGCAGAAGGGCTTCCTGGGCGAATTCGCCACGGCCAATAATCCCGTCTGCGACAAGGCGCTGGAAGGCATGCTCACCTATATGCAAAAGAACAGCGACGTGTGGCTGGGCTGGACCTGGTGGGCGGCGGGTTCCTGGTGGAAGCCGGACTACGCCTTCACCGTGCAACCGGGCAAGGACGGCAGCGACAAGCCGCAGATGGCGATCCTGAGCAAGTACGCACGCCGTGCCGGCAAGTAG
- a CDS encoding glycoside hydrolase family 5 protein, whose translation MSAFCFSLRALLRYTLLFIVFGNLSLAHAQTRALTYAGVNLSGAEFASSQKPGVLNKDYTYPAASDYTYFAGVGMNTIRLPILWERLQPTARGKLDPTQLALLQQAVARAKAAGMYLVIDLHNYAKYYGYKIGSPEVPVSTFTDVWRRLALTFKSDNAVMFGLMNEPNNISASEWAGAAQAAIDAIRKTGANNLILVPGALWTGAHSWYSPTSDGYSNATALASIYDPLNRYAFEVHQYLDADSSGTSTTCVSATIGADRLRNFTKWLHTNRKRGFLAEFGTANNAVCNQALKRMLAHMETNADVWLGWTWWSAGSWWNTTYSYNVYPNKDGTDKPQMAILSPQAAKATRAPGATAARTSATATSKTSTSTARTTR comes from the coding sequence ATGTCTGCTTTCTGTTTTTCGTTGCGCGCGCTACTGCGCTACACGCTGCTTTTCATCGTGTTTGGCAACCTGTCGTTGGCCCACGCGCAGACGCGCGCGCTCACCTATGCCGGCGTCAATCTCTCGGGTGCCGAGTTCGCATCGTCCCAAAAACCCGGGGTCCTCAACAAGGACTACACCTATCCCGCGGCCAGCGATTACACCTATTTCGCCGGCGTTGGCATGAACACCATTCGCCTGCCGATCCTGTGGGAACGGCTGCAGCCCACCGCGCGCGGCAAGCTGGATCCAACCCAGCTAGCGTTGCTGCAACAGGCGGTGGCACGCGCCAAGGCGGCCGGCATGTATCTGGTGATCGATCTCCATAACTACGCCAAGTATTACGGCTACAAGATCGGCAGCCCGGAAGTACCGGTGTCCACGTTTACCGATGTCTGGCGTCGCCTCGCGCTGACGTTCAAAAGCGACAATGCGGTGATGTTCGGGCTGATGAATGAGCCCAACAATATTTCGGCCAGCGAATGGGCCGGCGCAGCGCAGGCCGCCATCGATGCGATCCGCAAGACCGGCGCCAACAACCTGATTCTGGTGCCGGGCGCACTGTGGACCGGCGCGCATAGTTGGTACTCCCCCACGTCCGATGGCTACTCCAACGCCACCGCGTTGGCGTCCATCTACGATCCGCTCAATCGCTACGCTTTCGAGGTGCATCAGTATCTGGACGCCGATTCCAGCGGCACCAGCACCACCTGTGTCAGCGCCACGATCGGCGCCGATCGCTTGCGTAACTTCACCAAGTGGCTGCATACAAACCGTAAGCGCGGTTTCCTGGCCGAATTCGGTACCGCCAACAACGCGGTCTGCAACCAGGCGCTGAAACGCATGTTGGCGCATATGGAAACCAACGCAGATGTATGGCTGGGTTGGACCTGGTGGTCAGCCGGTTCGTGGTGGAACACCACCTATTCGTACAACGTGTATCCCAACAAGGACGGCACCGACAAACCGCAGATGGCGATCCTGTCGCCACAGGCCGCAAAAGCCACGCGTGCGCCGGGCGCTACCGCTGCGCGTACTTCCGCTACAGCTACTTCCAAGACGAGTACCTCCACTGCGCGCACGACACGCTGA
- a CDS encoding biliverdin-producing heme oxygenase: MSSDALAVPPSAALALRHATQEAHRLVEAVPLMQALGRGQVDSAAYAQILRRHHALLAGFEAQLSDWLTTVVSNGWHYRRRVPALREDLRALGQQPDPPVALPSAAAGADDAARWGMVYVIEGSQLGGRMIARTLRRQQPALAGALRYFELADDDPAGWRRFQAALDRRLDTASARAAAIDGAQTMFAHFHTCLAAEPHL, translated from the coding sequence ATGTCTTCCGATGCACTGGCAGTTCCCCCATCGGCCGCGCTCGCGCTGCGCCACGCCACTCAGGAGGCCCATCGCTTGGTCGAAGCAGTCCCGCTCATGCAGGCGCTGGGACGGGGGCAGGTCGATTCGGCGGCCTATGCGCAGATCCTGCGTCGCCACCATGCCTTGCTGGCTGGCTTCGAAGCGCAACTCAGCGACTGGCTCACCACCGTGGTCAGCAACGGCTGGCACTACCGCCGCCGCGTACCGGCACTGCGCGAGGACTTGCGCGCGCTCGGCCAGCAACCGGACCCGCCGGTGGCATTGCCCAGCGCGGCCGCCGGCGCCGACGATGCCGCGCGCTGGGGCATGGTGTATGTCATCGAAGGCTCCCAGCTGGGCGGGCGGATGATCGCGCGCACCTTGCGCAGGCAGCAGCCCGCGCTGGCCGGCGCCCTGCGCTATTTCGAGCTGGCCGACGATGATCCGGCCGGCTGGCGCCGCTTCCAGGCAGCGCTGGATCGACGCCTCGACACCGCATCCGCGCGCGCCGCCGCCATCGATGGCGCGCAGACCATGTTTGCCCACTTCCATACCTGCCTCGCAGCGGAGCCGCACCTGTGA
- a CDS encoding lytic murein transglycosylase translates to MTLPRRALPLVLGLLPLAACADPAFDRCLAGLQTQAAAKGVDPAGFQRFTAGLVPDPSVLPLLDAQPEFTTPIWDYLASLVDNQRVTDGQAMLVTHRALLTRLSEQTGVDPATIVAVWGVESDYGRVTGKRPLLVSLATLSCAGRRQPFFRDEFLALLSLLQRGDLAADGLTGSWAGAFGQTQFMPSTYTRIAVDGDGDGRRDLVASIPDALASTANYLVKAGWERARPWGMEVTLPRGFDASKAGRTRRQPLQAWQTAGLLGTDGKPLAPIGLPAETPAALLLPAGATGPAFLVFRNYDAIYAYNAAESYALSIALLADRLRGGPGLIATWPTDDPGLGRPERRELQQLLLARGYQIGEADGMVGSATRRAIQVEQIRLGLQPADGRPGQRILTALRAAPPLAGVAAVRATAFKLPTAYPAFAQSAIVHKASPMSDTTGLTTGDFHGFPSLLIETPFSTAAISLFGGQLVSFVPKGGQDVMWLSPLAKQPPTPIRGGAPVCWPYFGRQGQIGDVPAHGFVRTVAWRLTESRREDDGTVVLTLTPPRLDDLALRLRMTLRIGRTLEQRLITENTSAAPVRFTQALHNYFRVGDALKISVQGLDGLDYLDKYENYATAHRQQGDWSLRDPRDPGRSDRIYTNAGGRYTLTDPVLGRRIVIATEGSRSLVAWNPGEEAGKKMADVGDGWRDYVCLEAANAGPDVIELAPGASHTLTQTISVE, encoded by the coding sequence ATGACGCTGCCCCGGCGCGCATTGCCGTTGGTGCTGGGACTGCTGCCACTGGCCGCCTGCGCCGATCCCGCCTTCGACCGCTGCCTGGCTGGCCTGCAGACCCAGGCCGCTGCCAAGGGCGTGGACCCTGCAGGCTTTCAGCGTTTCACCGCCGGGCTGGTGCCTGATCCCAGCGTGTTGCCGCTGCTGGATGCACAGCCCGAATTCACCACGCCGATCTGGGATTACCTGGCCAGCTTGGTCGATAACCAGCGCGTGACCGATGGCCAGGCCATGCTGGTCACCCACCGCGCGCTGTTGACTCGCCTGTCCGAACAAACCGGCGTGGACCCGGCCACCATCGTGGCGGTGTGGGGCGTGGAGAGCGACTACGGCCGCGTCACCGGCAAGCGCCCGCTGCTGGTGTCGCTGGCCACGCTGTCGTGTGCAGGCCGCCGCCAGCCGTTCTTCCGTGACGAATTCCTCGCCTTGCTCAGCCTGCTGCAACGAGGCGATCTGGCTGCGGATGGGCTGACCGGCTCCTGGGCCGGCGCATTCGGGCAGACCCAGTTCATGCCCTCGACCTACACCCGCATCGCGGTGGATGGCGACGGCGACGGCCGCCGCGATCTGGTCGCCAGCATTCCCGACGCACTGGCCTCGACCGCCAACTATCTGGTCAAGGCCGGCTGGGAACGCGCCCGCCCGTGGGGCATGGAAGTCACGCTGCCGCGCGGGTTCGATGCCAGCAAGGCCGGCCGCACCCGCCGCCAACCGCTGCAGGCCTGGCAAACCGCCGGCCTGCTCGGCACCGACGGCAAACCGCTGGCACCGATCGGGTTGCCGGCGGAGACCCCCGCCGCCTTGCTGCTGCCGGCCGGCGCCACCGGCCCGGCGTTCCTGGTGTTCCGCAACTACGACGCCATTTATGCTTACAACGCCGCCGAAAGTTACGCGCTGTCCATCGCCCTGCTCGCCGACCGCCTGCGCGGCGGCCCCGGCCTGATTGCCACCTGGCCCACCGACGACCCGGGCCTGGGGCGGCCCGAACGGCGCGAACTGCAGCAGTTGCTGCTCGCCCGCGGCTACCAGATCGGCGAGGCCGACGGCATGGTCGGCAGCGCCACCCGCCGTGCCATCCAGGTCGAGCAGATCCGCCTGGGCCTGCAACCGGCCGACGGCCGTCCCGGCCAACGCATCCTCACCGCCCTGCGCGCCGCGCCGCCGCTCGCCGGCGTTGCGGCCGTTCGCGCCACCGCCTTCAAGCTGCCGACCGCATACCCGGCCTTCGCCCAATCCGCCATCGTCCATAAGGCATCCCCCATGTCCGACACCACCGGCCTGACCACAGGCGATTTCCACGGCTTTCCATCGCTGCTGATCGAAACGCCGTTCTCCACCGCGGCCATCAGCCTGTTCGGCGGGCAACTCGTGTCGTTCGTGCCCAAGGGCGGCCAAGACGTGATGTGGCTGTCGCCGCTCGCCAAGCAGCCGCCCACCCCGATCCGCGGTGGTGCGCCGGTGTGCTGGCCGTATTTCGGTCGCCAGGGCCAGATCGGCGATGTCCCCGCCCACGGCTTCGTCCGCACCGTGGCCTGGCGACTCACCGAAAGCCGCCGCGAAGACGACGGCACCGTGGTGCTCACGCTCACCCCGCCGCGCTTGGACGACCTGGCGTTGCGCCTGCGCATGACGCTGCGCATCGGCCGCACGCTTGAGCAACGCCTGATCACTGAAAACACCAGCGCCGCCCCGGTGCGTTTCACCCAGGCGCTGCACAACTATTTCCGCGTCGGCGACGCGCTGAAGATCAGCGTGCAGGGCCTGGATGGCCTGGACTACCTCGATAAATACGAGAACTACGCTACCGCACACCGTCAGCAAGGCGACTGGAGCCTGCGCGACCCACGCGATCCCGGCCGCAGCGACCGTATCTACACCAATGCCGGTGGCCGCTACACGCTCACCGACCCGGTGCTCGGCCGCCGCATCGTCATCGCCACCGAAGGCAGCCGCTCGCTGGTGGCTTGGAATCCGGGCGAAGAGGCCGGCAAGAAGATGGCCGACGTGGGCGACGGCTGGCGCGACTACGTCTGCCTGGAAGCGGCCAACGCCGGCCCGGATGTGATCGAACTCGCCCCCGGCGCCAGCCACACCCTGACCCAGACCATCAGTGTCGAGTAA
- the bphP gene encoding bacteriophytochrome BphP: protein MNQPTEPLDMDVCAREPIHIPGLIQPYGVLLVIEPADGRIVQASSTAAELLGVPMDALLGMAYTQVLEMPDAQPGAVDDQPQHVLHADVRFPQRSAPTDHPWVAAWHLYPEQWLIEIEPRDARLMDVTLREALPLLRSIERDAGIEEASVRAAKGLRSMIGFDRVMVYRFDEEWNGDVIAEARQPELEAYLGLHYPASDIPAQARALYLRNRVRQIADVRYQPSPIQPTLHPRLGTPVDLSDVSLRSVSPVHLEYLANMGVSATLVSSIVVNDALWGLISCHHYSPHFTSHAMRDATDAVTRALAGRIGALQAVGRARLESVLLTIREKLITDFNDAEHLTVDMLADMAPDLMDVVDADGVAIFHGNEISRHGSVPDADALRRIRDHIESEHHDALRADAVGALHVDAIGEVFPELADLAPLAAGFIFVPLMPQSRSALLWTRREQVQQVKWAGNPQLAKLQDIPNSRLSPRKSFDLWQQTVRGRARRWSPLHLESARSLRVLIELMERKRFQQDFSLLEASLSRLRDGVAIIERGANAAAHRLMFVNPAFADLSQTEVADLIGCDILALLADDAERGKVELLEEALRLGRAAYVTLPLRTQGGEPAYRQFHLEPLPSSSGVTAHWLLQLRDPE, encoded by the coding sequence GTGAATCAGCCTACCGAACCCCTGGATATGGATGTCTGCGCACGGGAGCCGATCCACATTCCCGGCCTGATCCAGCCCTACGGCGTGTTGCTCGTAATCGAACCGGCCGATGGCCGCATCGTGCAGGCCAGCAGCACCGCCGCCGAGTTGCTCGGCGTGCCGATGGATGCGCTGCTGGGCATGGCCTACACCCAGGTGCTGGAGATGCCGGACGCACAACCTGGTGCAGTGGACGATCAACCCCAGCATGTGCTGCATGCCGATGTGCGCTTCCCGCAGCGCAGTGCGCCCACCGATCACCCCTGGGTCGCTGCCTGGCATTTGTATCCGGAGCAATGGCTGATCGAGATCGAGCCGCGCGATGCGCGCCTGATGGATGTCACCCTGCGCGAAGCGCTGCCGCTGTTGCGCAGCATCGAGCGCGATGCGGGCATTGAAGAAGCGTCAGTGCGCGCGGCCAAGGGCCTGCGCAGCATGATCGGCTTCGACCGCGTGATGGTGTATCGCTTCGACGAAGAGTGGAATGGCGACGTCATCGCCGAAGCGCGCCAGCCCGAGCTGGAGGCGTACCTGGGCCTGCATTACCCGGCCAGCGACATCCCGGCGCAGGCGCGCGCGCTGTACCTGCGCAACCGCGTGCGCCAGATCGCCGATGTGCGCTATCAGCCCTCGCCGATCCAACCCACCTTGCACCCGCGCCTGGGTACACCGGTGGATCTGAGCGATGTCAGCCTGCGCAGCGTCTCGCCGGTGCATCTGGAATACCTGGCCAACATGGGCGTCAGCGCCACCCTGGTGTCGTCGATCGTGGTCAACGATGCGCTCTGGGGGCTGATTTCCTGCCACCACTACAGCCCGCACTTCACCAGCCATGCCATGCGCGATGCCACCGATGCGGTTACCCGCGCGCTGGCCGGGCGCATCGGCGCGCTGCAGGCGGTGGGGCGGGCGCGGTTGGAGTCGGTGTTGCTCACCATCCGCGAAAAACTGATCACCGACTTCAACGATGCCGAGCACCTGACCGTGGACATGCTCGCCGACATGGCCCCGGACCTGATGGACGTGGTCGACGCCGACGGCGTGGCAATCTTCCATGGCAACGAGATCAGCCGTCATGGCAGCGTGCCGGATGCCGATGCGCTGCGTCGCATCCGCGACCACATCGAATCCGAACACCACGACGCCCTGCGCGCGGACGCAGTCGGCGCGCTGCACGTGGATGCCATCGGCGAGGTATTTCCGGAGCTGGCCGATCTCGCGCCGCTGGCCGCCGGCTTCATCTTCGTGCCGCTGATGCCGCAATCGCGCAGCGCCCTGTTGTGGACCCGCCGCGAGCAGGTGCAGCAGGTGAAATGGGCCGGCAACCCGCAGCTGGCCAAGCTGCAGGACATCCCCAACTCGCGGCTGTCGCCGCGCAAGAGTTTCGATCTGTGGCAGCAGACCGTGCGCGGACGCGCGCGACGCTGGTCGCCGCTGCATCTGGAATCGGCACGCAGCCTGCGCGTGCTGATCGAACTGATGGAACGCAAGCGCTTCCAACAGGATTTCTCCCTGCTCGAAGCCTCGCTGTCGCGGTTGCGCGACGGAGTGGCCATCATCGAACGCGGCGCCAACGCCGCTGCGCACCGGCTGATGTTCGTCAACCCGGCGTTCGCCGACCTCAGTCAGACCGAGGTGGCCGACTTGATCGGCTGCGACATCCTCGCCTTGCTGGCCGACGATGCTGAGCGGGGCAAGGTCGAACTGCTGGAAGAAGCGCTGCGCCTGGGCCGCGCCGCCTACGTCACCCTGCCACTGCGCACCCAGGGTGGCGAGCCGGCATATCGCCAATTCCATCTCGAACCCTTGCCCAGCTCCAGCGGCGTGACCGCGCACTGGCTGCTGCAATTACGCGATCCGGAATAA
- a CDS encoding glycoside hydrolase family 5 protein has translation MPSPHTRTRRPRCRALSLLLLAAMPLAQAQGTYGLKYAGVNLSGAEVNSSQQPGVLDIDYHYPAADEYTYFAGKYMNTVRLPILWERLQPKPGGQLDPAQLALIREAVANAKAAKMYLIVDVHNYAKYYGHTIGSTNVPIRTFNDLWRRLAIAFKSDKAVIFGLMNEPHDIEPQAWATAAQASIDTIRKTGATNLILVPGALWTGAHSWYSTVAGQSNAVAMASIHDPLNRYAIEAHQYLDADSSGTSGACVSATVGVERLRSFTQWLRLNGKRGFLGEFGTGKTVTCNLALKGMLGYMESNSDVWMGWAYWAAGTWWNRGYPFNVQPDAQGRDKPQMSILSQQAHRITD, from the coding sequence ATGCCATCCCCTCACACCCGTACGCGCCGGCCGCGTTGCCGCGCGCTGTCTTTGTTATTGCTGGCCGCCATGCCGCTCGCGCAGGCGCAAGGCACTTATGGCCTGAAATATGCAGGCGTCAATCTATCCGGCGCCGAGGTCAATTCCTCGCAACAGCCCGGCGTACTCGACATCGACTATCACTATCCGGCGGCCGACGAATACACCTATTTCGCCGGCAAGTACATGAACACCGTGCGCTTGCCGATCCTATGGGAACGGCTGCAGCCAAAGCCGGGCGGCCAGCTGGACCCGGCGCAGCTGGCGTTGATCCGGGAGGCGGTCGCCAACGCCAAGGCGGCCAAAATGTACTTAATCGTGGATGTGCACAACTACGCCAAGTATTACGGCCACACCATCGGCAGCACGAACGTGCCGATCAGGACCTTCAACGATTTGTGGCGACGGCTGGCGATCGCCTTCAAGAGCGACAAGGCCGTGATATTCGGGCTGATGAATGAGCCTCACGACATAGAACCGCAAGCGTGGGCGACGGCCGCGCAGGCGTCGATCGACACCATTCGTAAAACCGGCGCCACCAATCTGATTCTGGTGCCGGGTGCGTTATGGACAGGCGCGCACAGCTGGTACTCCACGGTAGCTGGGCAATCCAATGCAGTGGCGATGGCATCCATTCACGATCCGCTCAATCGTTATGCGATCGAGGCACATCAATATTTGGATGCCGATTCCAGCGGTACCAGCGGCGCTTGCGTCAGCGCCACGGTCGGGGTCGAGCGCTTGCGCAGCTTCACCCAATGGCTGCGTCTAAACGGAAAACGCGGGTTTCTCGGCGAATTTGGTACCGGCAAGACGGTCACCTGCAATCTCGCGCTCAAGGGCATGCTGGGCTACATGGAATCTAACAGTGACGTGTGGATGGGATGGGCCTACTGGGCAGCAGGCACCTGGTGGAACAGGGGGTATCCGTTCAATGTGCAACCGGATGCGCAGGGGCGCGACAAGCCGCAGATGTCCATATTGAGCCAGCAGGCGCACCGGATTACCGATTAA
- a CDS encoding YchJ family protein — translation MPTSMPNDPCPCGRPADYARCCGPYHAGAAAPDAETLMRARYSAHVRRDAAYLLASWHPSTRPGELSLDEGGRTTWLGLTVQRTLETGPETAEVVFLARYRIGGGSAVRMTEHSRFVRDAGRWYYLDAR, via the coding sequence ATGCCGACGTCCATGCCTAACGATCCCTGTCCCTGCGGCCGCCCCGCCGATTACGCGCGGTGTTGCGGCCCGTACCACGCTGGTGCCGCCGCGCCCGATGCCGAAACCCTGATGCGCGCGCGCTATAGCGCCCATGTGCGTCGCGACGCCGCGTACTTGCTGGCTAGCTGGCATCCGTCCACGCGCCCAGGCGAGCTGTCGCTGGACGAAGGCGGGCGCACCACCTGGCTTGGCCTGACCGTGCAGCGCACGCTCGAGACCGGTCCCGAGACAGCCGAGGTGGTCTTTCTGGCGCGCTATCGCATCGGTGGTGGCAGTGCGGTGCGCATGACCGAGCACAGCCGTTTCGTGCGCGACGCCGGCCGCTGGTACTACCTCGACGCGCGCTGA
- a CDS encoding Lrp/AsnC family transcriptional regulator: MDHPIALDRTDLRLLALLQAQGRTSNAELAVQVNLSASACLRRTQRLEAAGIIAGYGARLDARALGLGLQAFVRVQLEQHGQADIEHFAQGVRGWDEVVACWALTGDMDYLLQVQVRDLEHFSRFLLDRLLNATGVSDVNSSFVLRMVKAPEGLPLSHLA; encoded by the coding sequence ATGGATCATCCCATTGCTCTGGACCGCACCGATTTGCGCTTGCTCGCCTTGCTGCAGGCTCAGGGGCGCACGAGCAATGCCGAGCTGGCGGTGCAGGTCAATCTGTCGGCGTCTGCGTGCCTGCGGCGCACCCAGCGGCTGGAGGCTGCCGGCATCATCGCCGGCTATGGCGCGCGCCTGGATGCGCGCGCGCTGGGGCTCGGCTTGCAGGCTTTTGTACGCGTGCAGTTGGAGCAGCACGGCCAGGCCGATATCGAACACTTCGCCCAAGGCGTGCGCGGCTGGGACGAGGTCGTGGCGTGCTGGGCGCTCACCGGCGACATGGATTATCTGCTGCAGGTGCAGGTACGCGACCTCGAACACTTCTCGCGGTTTCTGCTCGATCGCCTGCTCAATGCCACGGGCGTGTCGGATGTGAATTCCAGCTTCGTGTTGCGCATGGTGAAAGCGCCGGAAGGTCTGCCGCTGTCGCATCTGGCATAA
- a CDS encoding lipocalin family protein gives MRRSSMLVLLMLAVYGSASASDSRAALPRAETVDVPRFMGDWYVIAHIPTRPERNAYDAVESYALRPDGRIQTTFTFRKGSFQAPLKSMHPIGQVAKEGNGALWSMQFLWPFKAEYVIAWQDAGYTQTIVARSKRDYVWYMARTPQVSDADYQQAVQRIAAMGYDVSKLRRVPQSAR, from the coding sequence ATGCGACGTAGTTCGATGCTGGTGTTACTCATGCTCGCGGTCTACGGCAGTGCCAGCGCAAGCGATTCACGCGCTGCCCTGCCCCGCGCAGAGACCGTCGACGTGCCGCGCTTCATGGGCGACTGGTATGTCATCGCACATATTCCAACCCGCCCCGAGCGCAACGCCTACGACGCGGTGGAGAGTTACGCGCTGCGACCGGATGGTCGCATCCAGACCACCTTCACCTTTCGCAAGGGCAGCTTTCAGGCGCCGCTCAAGTCCATGCATCCGATCGGCCAGGTAGCAAAGGAGGGCAATGGCGCACTGTGGAGCATGCAGTTCCTCTGGCCATTCAAGGCCGAGTACGTGATTGCCTGGCAGGATGCAGGCTATACGCAGACCATCGTGGCGCGCAGCAAGCGCGATTACGTCTGGTACATGGCGCGTACCCCGCAGGTTTCAGATGCCGACTATCAGCAGGCCGTTCAACGTATTGCCGCCATGGGTTACGACGTCTCGAAGCTACGACGCGTGCCGCAGTCAGCGCGCTGA